The following coding sequences lie in one Marinobacter sp. ANT_B65 genomic window:
- a CDS encoding substrate-binding periplasmic protein, translating into MERTHEKRIGLLLGLLLAASYATATEELRIYTEQYPPYNMTSNGQPFAHSTEEIGGLCTDILKALMANTSLEFSIKLRDLSYGLNRAGQHPNHAIYCVSKTPDREPSFHWVGPLASIKWTLFAKPGSSIKLNNLEQARQYRIGGYNGDVMTNYLADEGFNVLPISKNGLNARRLVEDQISLWVADGLAGPYLAADAADVTNLKQVLVFRETPMFLAINNETDPKIIQALEEGYRKLVESGEKEAILQAYGF; encoded by the coding sequence ATGGAACGGACTCATGAAAAAAGAATCGGGTTACTACTTGGCCTCCTGCTAGCGGCCAGTTATGCCACGGCCACTGAAGAACTGCGGATCTACACAGAACAATACCCCCCTTACAATATGACTTCCAACGGTCAGCCGTTTGCTCACTCAACCGAGGAGATTGGCGGACTGTGTACAGACATATTAAAAGCTCTTATGGCCAATACCAGCCTGGAGTTCAGCATAAAGTTAAGGGACCTCAGTTATGGCCTGAACAGGGCAGGGCAACACCCCAACCATGCCATTTATTGCGTATCCAAAACTCCCGACCGAGAGCCGTCCTTTCATTGGGTAGGGCCCCTGGCCTCTATCAAGTGGACTCTGTTCGCCAAGCCCGGATCATCTATCAAACTTAATAATCTGGAACAGGCCCGCCAGTATCGAATCGGGGGCTACAACGGCGACGTGATGACAAACTATCTCGCGGATGAAGGTTTCAACGTATTACCCATCAGCAAAAACGGCTTGAATGCCCGCCGTCTTGTAGAGGACCAGATCAGCTTGTGGGTGGCAGACGGTCTCGCAGGGCCGTATCTGGCGGCCGATGCCGCAGACGTAACCAATCTCAAGCAGGTATTGGTCTTCCGTGAAACGCCTATGTTCCTGGCGATTAACAATGAAACAGACCCGAAAATCATTCAGGCTCTCGAGGAAGGCTACCGAAAGCTGGTAGAGTCCGGCGAAAAGGAAGCCATTTTGCAGGCA
- a CDS encoding VRR-NUC domain-containing protein, with product MSIGSRPSAAPLENPLYYLKNMETVVAWVATHHVDLLLEPERACLRDFFELPRPSRALLTRMVMRSGDLFRADKLNYPELGSPEAEAMDKLVTGGWLDTDPLLTLDELFRLFTLAELRPAFAPVLAQAGHVKNLPKARMREVLQDSCDGALTLTGWFGHGIAPVVRVRHMMLFDRIRLMFFGNLRQSWSDFVLVELGHHRYEPVEFTPEARAFSHRSEVDTYLAMHHCRENLDAGMPAAEVWAEVPPASDNAWLASRRDRLLLELGRQAERQGERELALQALAASGHREARLKQLRLLERMKRFDEAWGIAASWQSDELSDAEFQGLARILKRLAVKVGEPAPSAPQVPEIREFTLTLPQTAGSVEAVVRDHLSTPEAPVFYVENTLINGLFGLLCWHTIFKAIPGAFFHPFHTGPADLVREDFVSRRQAGFDECFAALENGEYRENILATYAAKQGISNPFVIWPALNEELLGLALDCIPATDLQVLFERLLLNIREHRSGFPDLVRFYPQNPEDKPRYEMIEVKGPGDRLQDHQIRWLHFFARQGIAASVCYLRWQDSGATL from the coding sequence ATGAGCATAGGCTCCCGGCCCTCAGCAGCACCTCTTGAAAACCCTCTGTACTACCTGAAAAACATGGAAACGGTAGTGGCCTGGGTGGCCACTCATCACGTGGATCTGCTGCTGGAGCCGGAGCGCGCCTGCCTGCGGGATTTCTTTGAGCTGCCTCGCCCTTCACGGGCGCTGCTGACCCGCATGGTGATGCGCAGTGGCGACCTGTTCCGCGCTGACAAGCTGAATTACCCGGAGCTGGGAAGCCCGGAAGCTGAAGCAATGGATAAGCTGGTTACCGGTGGCTGGCTGGATACAGATCCGCTGCTGACGCTGGACGAACTTTTTCGTCTGTTCACTCTGGCGGAACTTCGCCCGGCTTTTGCGCCGGTTCTGGCACAGGCAGGGCATGTCAAAAATCTGCCGAAGGCTCGTATGCGAGAGGTTTTGCAGGACAGCTGCGATGGAGCTCTTACACTGACGGGTTGGTTTGGTCACGGCATTGCGCCTGTTGTGAGGGTCAGGCACATGATGCTGTTCGACCGCATCCGCCTGATGTTTTTCGGCAATCTGCGCCAGAGTTGGTCTGATTTTGTATTGGTGGAGCTGGGTCATCACCGTTATGAGCCGGTGGAGTTTACCCCGGAAGCACGAGCCTTCTCTCATCGCAGCGAGGTGGATACCTACCTGGCGATGCACCACTGCCGCGAGAACCTGGATGCCGGAATGCCAGCGGCAGAGGTTTGGGCTGAGGTTCCGCCTGCTTCGGATAACGCCTGGCTTGCCAGTCGCCGTGATCGTCTGCTGCTGGAGCTGGGCCGACAGGCGGAACGTCAGGGTGAGCGAGAGCTTGCGTTGCAGGCGCTGGCAGCCAGTGGCCATCGGGAGGCCCGGTTAAAACAGCTGCGGCTGCTGGAGCGGATGAAGCGTTTTGACGAAGCCTGGGGCATTGCAGCTTCATGGCAAAGTGATGAACTGAGCGACGCTGAATTTCAGGGGCTGGCACGTATACTCAAGCGGCTGGCTGTAAAAGTAGGCGAGCCGGCACCATCGGCACCTCAGGTTCCCGAGATTCGTGAATTCACACTGACTTTGCCGCAAACCGCAGGCTCTGTAGAGGCGGTAGTCCGGGACCACCTGTCCACACCTGAAGCTCCTGTATTCTATGTGGAAAACACTCTGATCAACGGTCTGTTCGGTTTGTTGTGCTGGCACACTATTTTCAAAGCCATACCCGGTGCCTTTTTTCACCCGTTCCACACAGGGCCGGCGGATCTGGTGCGGGAGGACTTTGTCAGCCGCCGGCAAGCCGGGTTCGATGAGTGTTTTGCAGCGCTTGAGAATGGCGAATACCGGGAGAATATTCTGGCCACCTACGCTGCCAAACAGGGCATCTCCAATCCGTTTGTGATCTGGCCGGCGCTGAATGAGGAATTGCTGGGTCTGGCACTGGATTGTATTCCCGCAACAGACCTGCAGGTTCTTTTTGAGCGCCTTTTGCTGAATATCCGCGAACATCGCAGTGGTTTCCCCGATCTTGTACGTTTTTATCCGCAGAACCCGGAAGATAAGCCCCGTTACGAAATGATCGAGGTGAAAGGCCCGGGCGACCGGTTGCAGGACCACCAGATCCGCTGGCTGCACTTCTTTGCTCGCCAGGGTATCGCTGCCAGCGTGTGCTATCTGCGTTGGCAGGATAGCGGAGCGACACTGTGA
- a CDS encoding ATP-dependent DNA helicase produces the protein MRVAVRTLCEFAAREGDLDFRYTPAPSAEEGIAGHQAIQGKRGYGYKSEYSLTGECLGLELYGRADVYNPHSGLLEEIKTHRGDLSRIRPHQRALHRAQLRAYGALLCRQEKRKKLKLSLVYFDIGKNRETPVTETATADELWHELEALCNRYRLWAEQEAHHREQRDIRLSGLRFPFADFRPRQRQLAETVYKNTVKGGTLLLEAPTGLGKTLGTLFPALMAMPSAQHDRLNYLTCRNTARQLAVDAVERLRAAQDTPQIWPLRTLELVAKADACEHPDKACHGDSCPLAKGFFDRLPDARAEAVQAGVTLTQEVLAKIATGHNICPYFLAQEMARWSDLVIGDVNRMFDQSALLHGLIRQNNWKTAILVDEAHNLVDRGRGMYSVQLDQQRLLKLRKSAPKALKPHLDRTARAWQGIVRDHSAVGSAPVFLDNLPPALTGSLQGLVSGLTDYLADNPPDLALQELLFESVSFMKLADSFGDHSLCEFRREGRGRASLVIQNLVPADFLRDRFQAAASVLLFSATLSPGVYYRDLLGLPEDSRFTSLPSPFSADQLRVKFTPKISTRQAHREASVAPITTLIAEQYKACPGHYLAFFSSFKYLNQVSEALGKSAPEVPQRSQHSGMSPQQRREFLAGFREESGSVAFAVLGGVFSEGIDLPGDQLIGAFVATLGLPPFDAWHEILKHRLQQRFGAGYEYTYLIPGLQKVAQAAGRVIRTPEDQGVIWLIDDRFLQPQIRGLLPGWWFRTETAG, from the coding sequence GTGAGGGTTGCGGTCAGAACCCTATGCGAGTTTGCCGCTCGCGAAGGTGACCTGGACTTTCGTTATACCCCGGCGCCCAGCGCCGAAGAGGGTATTGCAGGGCATCAGGCTATTCAGGGCAAGCGTGGCTACGGTTATAAAAGCGAATACTCACTTACCGGTGAGTGCCTTGGTTTAGAGCTTTATGGCCGGGCAGATGTTTATAACCCGCATTCCGGGTTGCTGGAAGAGATCAAAACCCATCGTGGGGATTTATCCCGTATCCGCCCCCATCAGCGGGCTTTGCACCGTGCCCAGTTGCGGGCCTATGGTGCCCTGCTCTGTCGCCAGGAAAAACGCAAAAAACTGAAGCTGTCCCTGGTCTATTTTGATATTGGCAAAAATCGTGAAACGCCGGTCACGGAAACTGCCACGGCTGATGAGCTTTGGCATGAACTGGAAGCCTTGTGCAACCGCTACCGGCTCTGGGCGGAACAGGAGGCCCACCACCGGGAACAGCGGGATATTCGCCTTTCCGGCCTGCGCTTTCCCTTTGCGGACTTTCGCCCCCGCCAGCGCCAGCTTGCGGAAACGGTTTACAAGAATACGGTTAAAGGGGGTACCCTGCTGCTGGAAGCACCCACGGGTCTGGGCAAAACCCTGGGGACTCTGTTCCCGGCCCTTATGGCCATGCCGTCTGCGCAGCACGACCGGCTGAATTACCTCACTTGCCGCAACACCGCACGGCAACTGGCGGTGGATGCCGTCGAGCGCCTTCGGGCTGCGCAGGATACGCCTCAGATCTGGCCCTTGCGTACCCTGGAACTGGTGGCCAAGGCAGATGCCTGTGAGCACCCGGATAAAGCCTGCCACGGGGATTCCTGCCCGCTGGCCAAAGGGTTTTTTGACCGCTTGCCGGATGCCCGTGCCGAAGCTGTTCAGGCCGGCGTGACTCTCACTCAAGAGGTGTTGGCGAAGATTGCCACCGGCCATAATATCTGCCCTTACTTTCTGGCTCAGGAAATGGCGCGCTGGTCTGATCTGGTGATTGGCGACGTAAACCGGATGTTTGATCAGTCTGCCCTGCTCCACGGCCTGATCCGGCAGAACAACTGGAAAACTGCCATTCTGGTGGACGAAGCTCACAACCTTGTTGATCGTGGCCGGGGAATGTACTCGGTTCAGTTGGATCAGCAACGGCTATTGAAGCTGCGTAAATCTGCACCCAAAGCACTGAAACCCCATCTGGACCGAACGGCGCGGGCCTGGCAGGGCATAGTGCGTGATCACTCCGCCGTCGGATCTGCTCCGGTGTTTCTCGATAACCTGCCCCCGGCCCTCACCGGCAGCCTGCAAGGGCTGGTATCCGGCCTTACGGATTATCTGGCGGACAACCCACCGGATCTGGCCCTGCAGGAACTGTTGTTTGAGTCTGTGTCCTTCATGAAGCTGGCGGATTCCTTCGGCGACCATTCCCTGTGCGAATTCCGCCGGGAAGGCCGGGGCCGTGCCAGCCTGGTGATTCAGAACCTGGTGCCTGCGGATTTTTTGCGCGACCGTTTTCAGGCAGCAGCCTCTGTATTGCTGTTTTCCGCTACCCTCAGCCCAGGCGTTTATTACCGGGATCTTCTGGGCCTGCCGGAAGACAGCCGGTTTACCTCATTGCCGAGCCCCTTCAGCGCCGACCAGCTAAGGGTAAAGTTCACGCCGAAAATCAGTACACGCCAGGCACACCGGGAGGCTTCGGTAGCGCCCATTACCACACTGATTGCGGAGCAATATAAAGCGTGCCCGGGGCACTATCTGGCCTTCTTCAGCAGCTTCAAATACCTGAACCAAGTGAGTGAAGCATTGGGGAAAAGCGCCCCCGAGGTGCCCCAGCGCTCTCAGCACTCTGGAATGAGTCCGCAACAGCGCCGGGAGTTTCTGGCGGGTTTTCGGGAAGAGAGCGGCAGCGTGGCTTTTGCCGTTTTGGGGGGTGTATTCAGTGAGGGCATAGATTTACCGGGGGATCAGTTGATTGGGGCATTTGTCGCAACGCTGGGTTTACCGCCTTTTGATGCCTGGCATGAAATTCTGAAACACCGGCTGCAGCAGCGATTTGGCGCCGGTTATGAGTACACCTACCTGATTCCGGGTTTGCAGAAAGTGGCTCAGGCTGCGGGAAGGGTGATTCGCACACCGGAGGATCAGGGAGTGATCTGGCTGATAGACGACCGCTTTTTACAGCCGCAGATTCGGGGGTTGTTACCTGGGTGGTGGTTCAGGACTGAGACCGCAGGTTAA
- a CDS encoding VOC family protein, translated as MIGYVTIGVSDMEKAKAFYTGLLGDMGGKLLLDMGRIAFIGESMKGPMLAVCTPFDGEPNHPGNGNMLAFWPGSKEAVDAHHKKAIELGATCDGEPGQRIPDKFYGAYVKDPDGNKVAFYHFG; from the coding sequence ATGATCGGATACGTCACCATCGGTGTCAGCGATATGGAAAAAGCGAAGGCTTTCTATACAGGCCTTCTGGGAGACATGGGCGGAAAGCTGCTACTGGATATGGGCCGCATTGCGTTTATTGGCGAAAGCATGAAAGGGCCAATGCTGGCGGTTTGCACACCCTTCGACGGTGAGCCGAACCATCCAGGCAACGGCAATATGCTGGCGTTCTGGCCGGGCTCGAAAGAAGCAGTTGATGCACACCACAAGAAAGCCATCGAGCTGGGGGCGACCTGTGACGGAGAACCCGGGCAGCGTATTCCAGACAAGTTCTATGGTGCCTACGTGAAGGACCCGGACGGCAACAAAGTGGCGTTTTATCACTTCGGCTGA
- a CDS encoding EAL domain-containing protein — translation MNNNETELRRLAALDRLEILDTSPEERFDRLTRIARQHYQVEIALLSLLDDKRQWFKSRQGLDVAETPRAIAFCDYAMRQDQVFVVADATQDPRFRNNPLVLGTPHIRFYAGMPVREPSGFKIGTLCIIDDKPRQFTERNLEVLRTLATMVEEELERSYIESDKSEYVPVSHLNRAIHHAQSVFLTSDNERAAFQQMLGDLLDLTGSQFGFIGEVMHENNGTPYLKVRAITNIAWNAETQALYQDVERRGMIFDRLDNILGQPMVTGETIISNHLTSDTRRGGLPPGHPPINTYLGIPVFSGNRHLGLIGLANRTEGYTQKLADELAPLSQTLANLIERKRLYEEKSAHKKDLELAANYDALTGLPNRRRLTELFEQELYEARERNGLVSVCLIDLDGFKNINDEYGHTVGDAVLRSVATKLQATVRSHDIVARLGGDEFVAILRDVDDERIYARLLEAIRQPINFRHHMFHISGSMGVTVYPEDDADSDLLLRHADQAMYAAKETGKNCFKLFDLQSNSSRKERTRVLEQIDSALRHQQMELYYQPKICFHNHSVNGFEALIRWNHPKEGLLKPKFFLEHIEYTEYARTLGNFVIREAVKRLLEFAEQDLPYTLSINLSPCHFLSEEFREDISSALEGCPRELRARLILEILETTVMDDTETVMENLKACRELGVDISLDDFGTGYSSLDYFRRLPTQEIKIDRSFVMDMLDDADDSMIVSAIISLSKSFKRRLVAEGIDCADVERKLIELGCDIGQGFFYSKPLPLPEALRWAADFRWESRLMA, via the coding sequence ATGAATAATAATGAAACTGAACTAAGGCGGCTTGCAGCACTGGACCGGCTGGAAATTCTCGACACATCTCCTGAAGAGCGTTTTGACCGCCTTACACGCATAGCCCGCCAGCACTATCAGGTCGAAATAGCCTTGCTCAGCCTGCTGGACGATAAGCGCCAGTGGTTCAAGTCCCGTCAGGGGCTTGATGTTGCCGAAACACCCCGCGCCATAGCCTTCTGTGACTATGCTATGCGGCAGGATCAGGTTTTTGTTGTGGCAGACGCTACTCAGGATCCGCGTTTTCGCAACAACCCTCTGGTACTGGGAACCCCCCATATTCGTTTTTACGCTGGCATGCCCGTGCGCGAACCCTCCGGATTCAAAATCGGCACCCTGTGTATCATCGACGACAAACCACGGCAGTTCACCGAGCGCAACCTGGAAGTGCTCCGTACACTGGCCACCATGGTGGAAGAGGAACTGGAGCGTTCGTATATTGAATCGGACAAAAGTGAGTATGTGCCGGTTTCGCATCTCAACAGGGCTATCCATCATGCTCAGAGCGTTTTCCTCACAAGTGATAATGAGCGTGCGGCATTTCAGCAGATGCTCGGCGATCTGCTCGACCTTACGGGGAGCCAGTTCGGTTTTATCGGTGAGGTTATGCACGAGAACAACGGCACTCCCTACCTGAAAGTCCGCGCCATCACGAACATCGCCTGGAACGCCGAAACTCAGGCCCTGTATCAGGATGTGGAACGCCGTGGGATGATCTTCGACCGCCTGGACAACATCCTTGGTCAGCCCATGGTGACCGGTGAGACGATTATCTCCAATCACCTGACCAGTGATACCCGCCGTGGTGGCCTGCCTCCGGGACACCCGCCCATCAACACCTATCTTGGCATTCCTGTTTTTTCCGGAAACAGGCATTTAGGGCTGATAGGCCTTGCGAACCGGACCGAAGGTTATACTCAGAAACTTGCAGACGAGCTGGCCCCGTTGTCACAGACACTCGCCAACCTGATCGAGCGCAAGCGCCTGTACGAAGAAAAAAGTGCCCACAAAAAAGATCTGGAGCTGGCCGCAAATTACGATGCCCTGACCGGCCTGCCCAACCGCCGCCGGCTGACCGAACTGTTCGAACAGGAATTGTATGAAGCCAGAGAGAGAAACGGCCTGGTATCTGTGTGCCTGATTGATCTGGACGGCTTCAAAAACATCAACGATGAATATGGCCACACAGTGGGTGATGCAGTGCTCAGGTCGGTGGCAACCAAACTCCAGGCCACCGTACGCAGCCATGATATCGTTGCCCGCCTCGGCGGTGATGAGTTTGTGGCCATTCTCCGCGATGTCGACGATGAACGGATTTATGCCCGCCTCCTGGAGGCGATACGGCAGCCCATCAACTTCCGGCACCACATGTTCCATATTTCCGGCAGCATGGGCGTTACCGTATACCCTGAAGATGACGCAGATTCCGATCTGCTGCTTCGTCATGCAGATCAGGCCATGTACGCAGCAAAAGAAACCGGCAAAAACTGTTTCAAACTATTCGATCTGCAGTCAAATTCATCCCGTAAAGAGCGAACCCGGGTGCTGGAACAGATCGACAGCGCACTGCGCCATCAGCAGATGGAATTGTACTATCAGCCGAAAATCTGTTTTCACAACCACTCAGTAAATGGCTTTGAAGCACTTATCCGCTGGAATCACCCGAAAGAAGGCCTTCTCAAACCGAAATTCTTCCTGGAGCACATCGAATACACTGAGTATGCGCGCACCCTGGGAAATTTTGTTATCCGGGAAGCAGTAAAACGGTTGCTGGAGTTTGCTGAGCAAGATCTGCCCTATACCCTGAGCATCAATCTGAGCCCATGCCACTTTCTGAGCGAAGAGTTCCGGGAAGATATATCAAGCGCACTGGAGGGCTGCCCCCGGGAACTACGCGCACGCCTCATTCTGGAAATCCTTGAAACCACCGTAATGGACGACACCGAAACCGTTATGGAAAACCTCAAGGCTTGTCGTGAGCTGGGGGTGGACATTTCCCTGGATGACTTTGGAACTGGTTATTCGTCACTGGATTACTTTCGCCGGCTACCCACTCAGGAAATCAAGATTGACCGATCATTCGTAATGGATATGCTGGATGATGCAGATGACAGTATGATTGTCAGCGCTATCATCAGCCTGTCGAAGAGTTTCAAGCGGCGGTTGGTAGCCGAAGGTATTGATTGTGCAGACGTTGAGCGCAAACTCATTGAGCTTGGCTGCGATATAGGCCAGGGTTTTTTCTACAGCAAACCACTGCCACTCCCGGAAGCGCTGCGCTGGGCAGCTGATTTTCGATGGGAAAGCAGGTTAATGGCTTGA
- a CDS encoding FAD/NAD(P)-binding oxidoreductase, whose translation MSTNTADQDKIKQHTVVIAGGGAAGISVAASLHKRDSTLDIAIIEPAQKHHYQPGWTMVGGGVFKPETTSKPMASVIPGFTSWYKEPVSSVDEEHNQVTLADGSTIQYQALILAPGLELNWDGIDDLKQALGSNGVTSNYQEGMASYTWEMVQNLKSGRALFSQPPMPIKCAGAPQKALYLSADHWLRTGVLQNIDIQFHNAGAVLFGVPDYVPALQSYIEKYGVGLNYQSTLVSVNGPSRKATFRRTDTDGNTEDREIGFDMLHAVPPQRAPEFIRQSQLANEGGWLDLEDDTLRHKRHTNIFGLGDVSGTGNAKTAAAVRKQAPVVAENVIAHLRNQPLTAAYLGYGSCPLTVENGRIVLAEFGYGGVLQPTFPAWVNDGTKATRAAWFLKAKQLPALYWYVMLKGHEWLAKPARRSV comes from the coding sequence ATGAGCACCAACACGGCAGATCAGGACAAAATCAAACAACACACTGTGGTTATTGCAGGAGGCGGCGCCGCAGGTATTTCTGTTGCCGCCAGTCTGCATAAGAGAGACAGTACCCTTGATATCGCGATTATTGAGCCGGCACAAAAACATCACTATCAGCCTGGCTGGACAATGGTTGGCGGTGGCGTATTCAAGCCGGAAACGACTTCAAAACCCATGGCTTCGGTCATACCCGGGTTCACCTCCTGGTACAAAGAACCTGTATCTTCTGTCGATGAGGAACACAACCAGGTCACTCTGGCAGATGGCTCCACCATTCAGTATCAGGCCCTGATCCTGGCCCCCGGGCTGGAACTGAACTGGGACGGTATCGATGACCTGAAGCAAGCACTGGGCTCGAATGGTGTTACCTCCAACTATCAGGAAGGTATGGCGAGTTACACCTGGGAGATGGTGCAGAATCTTAAAAGCGGCCGGGCCCTGTTCAGCCAGCCTCCGATGCCGATAAAGTGTGCCGGCGCACCTCAGAAAGCCCTGTATCTGTCAGCAGATCACTGGCTCCGGACAGGGGTTCTGCAAAACATCGACATCCAGTTCCACAATGCCGGGGCTGTGCTCTTCGGAGTACCGGATTATGTCCCCGCGCTGCAAAGCTATATTGAAAAGTATGGCGTCGGGCTTAACTACCAAAGCACCCTGGTCTCAGTGAACGGCCCCTCCCGCAAGGCCACGTTCCGCCGCACCGACACCGACGGCAATACCGAAGACCGCGAAATCGGCTTTGATATGCTGCACGCTGTACCGCCCCAACGAGCTCCGGAGTTCATCAGGCAGTCGCAGCTGGCCAATGAAGGTGGCTGGCTGGACCTGGAAGATGACACCCTCCGCCATAAACGACATACCAACATTTTTGGCCTTGGCGATGTAAGCGGAACGGGCAATGCAAAAACAGCTGCAGCTGTGCGCAAACAGGCTCCAGTGGTTGCCGAAAATGTCATCGCCCACTTGCGCAATCAACCGTTAACAGCCGCCTATCTTGGTTACGGCTCCTGCCCATTAACCGTGGAAAATGGTCGTATAGTTCTGGCAGAGTTCGGTTACGGTGGTGTCTTGCAGCCCACTTTCCCCGCCTGGGTAAACGACGGCACCAAAGCCACGAGAGCTGCCTGGTTTCTGAAAGCCAAGCAGCTACCAGCCCTGTACTGGTATGTTATGCTTAAAGGCCACGAGTGGCTGGCAAAACCCGCCCGTCGCTCGGTCTGA
- a CDS encoding cytochrome b/b6 domain-containing protein produces MSRVLVYKRFERFWHWFQALLIFSLLITGFEIHGSYSLLRFGDATQLHTIAAWSLIVLWLFAIFWHITTGEWRQYVPTSKGLFAVIHYYLIGTFTGAEHPYRKTTKAKHNPLQRLAYLFFKLVISPIIWASGLLYLFYNDWPAMLAGALNLETVALVHTAAAFAMLVFIIAHVYMTTMGHTLTSHIKPMVTGYEDLDEPASKS; encoded by the coding sequence ATGAGCCGGGTACTGGTATACAAACGCTTTGAGCGCTTCTGGCACTGGTTTCAGGCCTTGCTGATTTTCAGCCTGCTGATAACCGGCTTTGAAATACACGGCAGTTATTCACTGTTGAGGTTTGGTGACGCAACGCAGCTGCATACCATCGCAGCCTGGTCGCTGATCGTGCTCTGGCTGTTTGCAATCTTCTGGCACATCACCACGGGTGAGTGGCGCCAGTATGTGCCCACCAGCAAGGGGCTGTTTGCGGTAATACACTACTACCTGATTGGTACGTTTACCGGAGCTGAACACCCCTACCGTAAAACAACCAAAGCCAAACACAACCCATTACAGAGACTGGCCTACCTGTTTTTCAAACTAGTGATCTCCCCCATTATCTGGGCGAGCGGCCTGCTGTATCTGTTTTACAACGACTGGCCGGCCATGCTTGCAGGAGCTCTCAACCTTGAAACCGTAGCACTGGTTCATACCGCTGCAGCCTTTGCCATGCTGGTTTTCATTATTGCTCATGTGTATATGACTACGATGGGTCACACCCTGACCAGCCACATCAAACCCATGGTGACCGGTTACGAGGATCTGGACGAGCCTGCCAGTAAATCCTGA